Proteins encoded by one window of Streptococcus sanguinis:
- a CDS encoding ABC transporter substrate-binding protein, which translates to MKKTLSILLVATAALTMAACNSSSKESTKESSTSQSSSKTESAKKSTAETKYPVTIKTYDAEGKEIDQVFEKAPEKVITNNLSTTEILIELGLKDKIAGMLNPDNDVTDKYKADIASIPQVGDKKTVSQETVLSYEPDALLGRNMMFSEKSLGTVSAWNENKIPVYTQKASLSNTKQDLGNIVEDIKNIGTIFNVQDKANQYADQLQARIDTVKKANKASQGEKKKALIMCAYNDETFGAYKSALQESLLNQLGYTNVATGTSDLTLENLVSMDPEVIIYVTSDRNKSMDEQAVDLMKANPVLEDVPAVKNQKIMTISYDEFMDYGPAVIDSLEKINDFINK; encoded by the coding sequence ATGAAAAAAACACTCAGTATCTTACTCGTCGCAACTGCTGCACTGACAATGGCAGCCTGCAATTCTTCATCTAAGGAGAGTACGAAAGAAAGCTCAACTTCACAATCTTCCTCCAAAACAGAAAGCGCGAAAAAGAGCACAGCAGAGACAAAATATCCAGTGACAATCAAAACTTACGATGCCGAAGGCAAGGAGATTGATCAGGTCTTTGAAAAGGCACCGGAAAAGGTCATTACCAACAACCTTTCGACGACCGAAATCCTGATTGAACTAGGATTGAAAGACAAAATCGCCGGTATGCTCAATCCAGACAACGATGTCACAGATAAATACAAGGCTGATATTGCTTCCATTCCGCAAGTCGGCGACAAGAAAACCGTATCACAGGAAACTGTGCTATCTTATGAGCCAGATGCTCTTCTTGGCCGAAACATGATGTTTTCTGAGAAGTCTCTGGGGACAGTCAGTGCCTGGAATGAAAACAAAATCCCTGTCTACACACAGAAGGCTTCCCTGTCCAATACCAAGCAAGATCTAGGCAATATCGTTGAAGATATCAAGAATATAGGAACCATTTTTAATGTCCAAGACAAGGCCAATCAGTATGCTGATCAACTGCAGGCAAGAATTGACACTGTCAAGAAGGCCAATAAGGCTAGCCAAGGCGAAAAGAAAAAAGCGCTCATCATGTGTGCCTACAACGATGAGACTTTCGGTGCTTATAAATCTGCCCTGCAGGAGAGCCTGCTTAACCAGCTCGGATATACCAATGTAGCGACCGGAACCTCTGACTTGACCTTGGAAAATCTGGTCTCTATGGATCCTGAAGTCATCATCTATGTAACCAGCGACCGCAACAAGTCTATGGATGAGCAAGCAGTTGATCTAATGAAAGCCAATCCAGTTCTGGAAGATGTACCAGCGGTCAAAAATCAGAAGATCATGACCATCTCCTATGATGAGTTCATGGATTATGGTCCTGCTGTAATCGACTCACTCGAGAAAATCAATGACTTTATCAATAAATAA
- a CDS encoding glycosyltransferase family 4 protein — MKVLLYLEGKSVLEKSGIGRALQHQMHALDLAGIPYTTDVLGDYDVVHINTYGPRSLLLLHAAKRGNKKVIMHGHSTKEDFENSFIGSNLFAPLFGKYLTHMYKKADFIITPSEYSKQLIQSYGVTTPMVAVSNGIDLPKYKKDARKEEVFKKYFKIEEGQKVVVCAGLYFRRKGIEDFVEVARRMPDVRFIWLGSINLWLIPRKIRRLVLFDHPDNVEFPGYFKGAVFQGAMSGADAFFFPSYEETEGIVVLEALASEQNVVLRDIPVYQGWVDERSAELCHNVDEFVQSLRNVLDKKVDKREAGYQVAKSRSIDDVADQLVEAYQTVLEM; from the coding sequence ATGAAAGTATTACTGTACCTTGAAGGAAAGTCCGTTTTGGAGAAATCAGGAATCGGCCGAGCCCTCCAGCACCAGATGCACGCCTTGGATTTGGCTGGGATTCCTTATACGACGGACGTTTTAGGAGATTATGATGTGGTTCACATCAATACCTATGGTCCCCGTAGCTTGCTTCTTCTGCATGCTGCCAAGAGGGGCAATAAAAAAGTGATTATGCATGGGCATTCGACCAAGGAGGACTTTGAAAATTCCTTTATTGGATCCAATCTCTTTGCTCCGCTTTTTGGTAAATATCTGACTCACATGTATAAAAAGGCGGATTTCATTATCACGCCATCGGAGTATTCCAAGCAGCTTATCCAGTCTTATGGGGTCACTACGCCTATGGTGGCTGTGTCAAACGGTATTGACCTGCCTAAGTATAAGAAAGATGCTCGCAAGGAAGAAGTTTTTAAAAAGTATTTTAAGATTGAAGAAGGACAGAAGGTGGTCGTCTGTGCTGGACTTTATTTCCGCCGCAAGGGGATTGAGGATTTTGTAGAGGTTGCCCGCAGGATGCCAGATGTGCGCTTTATCTGGCTGGGCTCTATCAATCTCTGGTTGATTCCGCGTAAGATTCGCCGGCTGGTTCTTTTTGACCACCCTGATAATGTCGAATTTCCCGGCTATTTTAAGGGAGCGGTATTTCAGGGAGCCATGTCTGGAGCAGATGCCTTCTTTTTCCCGTCCTATGAGGAAACTGAAGGAATTGTTGTCCTGGAAGCCTTGGCTAGTGAGCAGAATGTTGTGCTGCGTGATATTCCAGTCTATCAGGGCTGGGTGGATGAGCGTTCAGCCGAGCTCTGCCATAATGTAGATGAGTTTGTCCAGTCTCTGAGAAATGTCTTAGATAAAAAGGTGGACAAGCGCGAAGCAGGCTATCAGGTGGCTAAAAGCCGGTCTATTGACGATGTTGCAGATCAGTTAGTTGAGGCTTATCAAACAGTTTTGGAGATGTAA
- a CDS encoding glycosyltransferase family 4 protein, which translates to MRIGLFTDTYFPQVSGVATSIRTLKTELEKLGHTVFIFTTTDKDVNRYEDWQIIRIPSVPFFAFKDRRVAYRGFSHALEIARQYQLDIIHTQTEFSLGLLGIWIAKELRIPVVHTYHTQYEDYVHYIAKGMVIRPSMVKYIVRGFMSDLDGVICPSEIVYDLLVDYKIEAEKRVIPTGIELAKFERPEISREDIKKLRFKLGLAEDEIMLLSLSRISYEKNIQAIVEAMPAVLEENDKVKLVIVGDGPYAEDLKELVAKLQIEEAVIFTGMIAPSDTALYYKAADFFISASTSETQGLTYLESLASGTPIIAHGNPYLDNVISDKIFGTLYYQERDLSGAILEAIIATPDMDEQKLADKLYEISAENFGRRVYEFYLDLTISKDFHNELSPEESAAKRLAKTVAYLPGKVISLPINGSVRILKASSKQVKKIRNITKLLE; encoded by the coding sequence ATGCGTATTGGTCTTTTTACAGATACCTATTTTCCTCAGGTCTCTGGGGTTGCTACTAGTATTCGGACTTTGAAGACGGAGCTGGAAAAATTAGGTCACACGGTATTTATTTTTACAACGACGGACAAGGATGTCAATCGTTATGAGGATTGGCAGATTATTCGGATTCCCAGCGTACCTTTCTTTGCCTTTAAGGACCGAAGAGTGGCTTACCGAGGCTTTTCTCACGCCTTAGAAATTGCCCGTCAGTACCAGCTGGATATTATCCATACCCAGACTGAGTTTTCACTAGGGCTGCTGGGGATTTGGATCGCCAAAGAGCTGCGGATTCCGGTAGTACATACCTATCATACCCAGTATGAGGATTATGTGCACTATATTGCCAAGGGAATGGTCATCCGTCCTAGTATGGTCAAGTACATCGTCCGCGGCTTCATGAGTGATTTGGATGGGGTTATCTGCCCTAGTGAGATTGTTTATGATCTCTTGGTTGACTATAAAATCGAAGCAGAAAAACGGGTAATTCCGACAGGGATTGAGCTGGCGAAGTTTGAGCGGCCGGAAATTTCGCGTGAGGATATCAAGAAGCTTCGTTTCAAGTTAGGTCTTGCTGAAGACGAGATTATGCTGCTCAGTCTGTCCCGTATTTCTTATGAAAAGAATATCCAGGCTATCGTTGAGGCGATGCCTGCCGTCCTTGAAGAAAATGACAAAGTCAAGCTAGTCATTGTCGGCGACGGTCCTTATGCAGAAGACTTGAAAGAATTGGTTGCCAAGCTTCAGATTGAAGAAGCTGTCATCTTTACGGGGATGATTGCTCCAAGTGATACGGCCCTTTACTATAAAGCTGCGGATTTCTTTATCTCTGCCTCAACCAGTGAGACTCAAGGTCTGACTTATCTGGAAAGCTTAGCCAGCGGCACACCGATTATTGCCCATGGAAATCCTTATCTGGATAATGTTATCAGTGACAAGATTTTTGGGACCCTTTATTACCAAGAGCGGGATTTATCAGGCGCTATTTTAGAGGCGATTATTGCGACGCCTGACATGGATGAGCAAAAGCTAGCAGACAAGCTTTACGAGATTTCAGCGGAGAATTTTGGTCGCAGAGTCTATGAGTTTTATCTAGATTTGACTATTTCCAAAGACTTCCATAACGAGCTCAGCCCAGAGGAAAGTGCTGCTAAGCGTCTGGCCAAGACAGTGGCCTATCTGCCTGGCAAGGTCATCTCTCTACCAATCAATGGCTCTGTTCGTATCCTCAAAGCTTCGAGTAAGCAAGTGAAAAAAATCAGGAATATTACTAAGTTATTAGAATAG
- the thrS gene encoding threonine--tRNA ligase, with protein MIKITFPDGAVREFESGVTTFEIAQSISNSLAKKALAGKFNGKLIDTTRAITEDGAIEIVTPDHEDALDILRHSAAHLFAQAARRLFPDIHLGVGPAIQDGFYYDTDNEAGQISNEDLPRIEEEMKKIVKENFPSIREEVTKDQAREIFKNDPYKLELIEEHSEDEGGLTIYRQGEYVDLCRGPHVPSTGRIQIFHLLNVAGAYWRGNSDNAMMQRVYGTAWFDKKDLKKYLQMREEAKERDHRKLGKELDLFMISQEVGQGLPFWLPNGATVRRELERYIVDKELASGYQHVYTPPLASVGLYKTSGHWEHYQEDMFPTMDMGDGEEFVLRPMNCPHHIQVYKHHVHSYRELPIRIAEIGMMHRYEKSGALTGLQRVREMSLNDGHLFVTPEQIQEEFQRALQLIIDVYADFNLTEYRFRLSLRDPQDTHKYFDNDEMWENAQTMLRAALDEMGVDYFEAEGEAAFYGPKLDIQVKTALGNEETLSTIQLDFLLPERFDLKYVGADGEEHRPVMIHRGVISTMERFTAILIENYKGAFPTWLAPHQVTLIPVSNEAHIDYAWQVAKKLRDKGVRADVDERNEKMQYKIRASQTSKIPYQLIVGDKEVEDGTVNVRRYGQKETHTIPVDEFVEQILADIASKSRVEK; from the coding sequence ATGATTAAGATTACTTTCCCAGATGGCGCTGTGCGTGAATTCGAGTCTGGCGTTACAACTTTTGAAATTGCTCAATCTATCAGCAATTCCCTGGCTAAAAAAGCTTTGGCTGGTAAATTCAATGGCAAACTGATTGATACAACTCGTGCCATCACTGAAGATGGTGCCATTGAAATCGTGACACCTGACCACGAAGATGCTTTAGACATCTTGCGTCACTCAGCAGCCCACCTGTTTGCACAAGCAGCTCGCCGTCTTTTCCCAGATATTCACTTGGGCGTTGGTCCTGCCATTCAGGATGGTTTCTACTACGATACGGACAATGAAGCAGGGCAAATTTCAAATGAAGACCTGCCTCGTATCGAAGAAGAAATGAAGAAAATCGTCAAAGAAAACTTCCCGTCCATCCGTGAGGAAGTGACCAAGGATCAGGCCCGTGAAATTTTCAAAAACGATCCTTACAAGTTGGAATTGATTGAAGAGCACTCAGAAGATGAGGGCGGTTTGACCATCTACCGTCAGGGTGAATATGTGGATCTCTGCCGTGGGCCTCACGTTCCATCTACAGGTAGAATCCAAATCTTCCACCTCTTGAATGTGGCTGGGGCATACTGGCGCGGGAACAGCGACAATGCTATGATGCAGCGGGTCTATGGTACTGCTTGGTTTGACAAGAAAGACCTGAAGAAATATCTGCAAATGCGGGAAGAGGCTAAAGAACGCGACCACCGTAAGTTAGGTAAAGAGCTGGATCTCTTCATGATTTCACAAGAAGTGGGTCAAGGCTTGCCATTCTGGCTGCCAAACGGTGCGACGGTCCGTCGCGAGTTGGAGCGCTACATCGTTGACAAAGAGTTGGCTTCAGGCTACCAACACGTCTACACTCCGCCTTTGGCCTCTGTGGGGCTTTATAAGACTTCTGGTCACTGGGAGCACTACCAGGAGGATATGTTCCCAACCATGGATATGGGTGATGGAGAAGAGTTTGTTCTTCGTCCTATGAACTGTCCTCACCACATCCAAGTCTACAAACACCACGTTCATTCTTACCGTGAGCTTCCAATCCGTATTGCTGAGATTGGCATGATGCACCGCTACGAAAAATCTGGTGCCCTGACTGGTCTTCAACGTGTACGTGAAATGTCCTTGAACGATGGTCACCTCTTTGTTACTCCTGAACAAATCCAAGAAGAATTCCAGCGTGCGCTGCAGTTGATTATCGACGTTTATGCCGACTTCAACTTGACAGAATATCGTTTCCGTCTGTCTCTTCGTGACCCTCAAGATACTCACAAGTACTTTGACAACGATGAGATGTGGGAAAATGCCCAAACCATGCTGCGAGCAGCCTTGGACGAAATGGGTGTGGACTACTTTGAGGCAGAAGGAGAAGCAGCCTTCTATGGTCCAAAACTCGATATCCAAGTTAAAACAGCCCTTGGAAATGAAGAAACTCTGTCAACTATCCAGCTAGACTTCCTCTTGCCAGAGCGCTTTGACCTCAAGTATGTCGGAGCTGACGGTGAAGAGCATCGGCCAGTTATGATTCACCGTGGGGTTATCTCAACTATGGAGCGCTTCACAGCTATCTTGATTGAAAATTACAAGGGTGCCTTCCCGACTTGGCTGGCTCCGCATCAAGTGACTTTGATTCCTGTTTCTAACGAAGCCCATATTGACTATGCTTGGCAAGTAGCTAAGAAGCTGCGCGACAAGGGTGTTCGTGCTGATGTGGATGAGCGTAATGAAAAAATGCAGTACAAGATTCGTGCCTCACAAACTAGCAAGATTCCTTATCAGCTCATCGTTGGTGACAAGGAAGTAGAAGACGGTACTGTTAATGTCCGCCGCTATGGTCAAAAAGAAACACATACAATACCAGTAGACGAATTTGTAGAGCAAATCTTAGCAGACATTGCCAGCAAGTCCCGCGTTGAAAAGTAG
- a CDS encoding amino acid ABC transporter permease, with protein MENILKVLTTTNLLFILKGLWLTLQISFISIVLSTIFGTILAVMRNGKNKLLKLIASIYIEFVRNVPNLLWIFTIFLVFQIKSTPAGIISFTVFTSAALAEIIRGGLNAIDPGQTEAGLSQGFTQFQILRYIILPQAIRKMLPAIISQFVTVIKDTSLLYSVIALQELFGSAQILMGRYFEAEQVFALYLLVAAIYFLINFAISSFSRKLSQRWAQAAE; from the coding sequence ATGGAAAATATTTTAAAAGTCTTAACCACAACCAACCTCCTCTTTATCCTTAAGGGGCTCTGGCTGACGCTGCAAATTTCTTTCATTTCCATTGTCCTATCCACGATTTTTGGAACTATTCTAGCCGTCATGCGAAATGGAAAAAATAAACTGCTCAAGCTGATTGCCAGCATTTATATCGAATTTGTCCGTAATGTACCCAATCTGCTCTGGATTTTCACTATCTTTTTAGTCTTTCAGATTAAATCAACGCCAGCCGGTATCATCAGCTTCACTGTTTTTACTTCTGCTGCTTTGGCAGAAATTATCCGGGGCGGTCTCAATGCCATTGACCCAGGTCAGACTGAAGCTGGCTTATCTCAAGGATTTACTCAGTTTCAGATTCTGCGTTACATCATCCTACCTCAGGCTATTCGGAAAATGCTGCCAGCCATCATTTCTCAGTTTGTCACAGTGATTAAGGATACCAGCCTGCTCTATTCTGTTATTGCGCTCCAAGAACTTTTTGGTTCTGCTCAAATTCTGATGGGACGCTATTTTGAAGCTGAACAAGTCTTCGCTCTCTACCTACTAGTAGCAGCCATCTATTTCCTGATTAACTTCGCCATTTCCAGCTTCTCGCGCAAGCTATCCCAACGCTGGGCTCAAGCTGCAGAATAG
- the ccpA gene encoding catabolite control protein A — MNTDDTVTIYDVAREAGVSMATVSRVVNGNKNVKENTRKKVLEVIDRLDYRPNAVARGLASKKTTTVGVVIPNITNSYFSTLAKGIDDIAEMYKYNIVLANSDEDDDKEVSVVNTLFSKQVDGIIFMGYHLTEKIRSEFSRSRTPVVLAGTVDVEHQLPSVNIDYKQATVDAVELLAKRNKKIAFVSGPLVDDINGKIRLSGYKDGLKNKKLSYSEGLVFESKYSYDDGYHLAERVIASKATAAFVTGDELAAGLLNGLSDQGIKVPEDFEIITSDDSQVARFTRPNLSTIGQPLYDIGAISMRMLTKIMHKEELEEREVLLAHSISERKSTRK; from the coding sequence ATGAACACAGACGACACAGTAACGATTTATGATGTCGCCCGTGAAGCGGGAGTTTCGATGGCGACAGTCAGTCGAGTAGTGAATGGAAACAAGAACGTCAAAGAAAACACACGTAAAAAAGTTTTAGAGGTCATTGATCGTCTTGACTATCGTCCAAATGCAGTGGCACGTGGACTAGCCAGCAAGAAGACTACAACCGTCGGCGTTGTCATTCCTAATATTACCAACAGCTATTTCTCAACCCTGGCAAAAGGGATTGATGATATTGCCGAAATGTATAAATACAACATTGTCTTGGCTAACAGTGATGAGGACGATGATAAGGAAGTCTCCGTTGTCAATACTCTATTTTCTAAACAGGTGGATGGGATTATTTTCATGGGCTATCATCTGACAGAGAAAATTCGCTCAGAGTTTTCACGTTCGCGCACACCGGTCGTTTTGGCGGGTACTGTCGATGTGGAGCATCAGCTTCCGAGCGTCAATATTGACTACAAGCAAGCAACTGTTGATGCTGTAGAATTACTGGCTAAGCGCAATAAGAAAATTGCCTTTGTTAGCGGACCGCTTGTAGATGATATCAACGGGAAAATCCGTCTATCAGGTTATAAAGATGGCTTGAAGAACAAGAAACTTTCATATAGCGAAGGCTTGGTTTTTGAATCTAAATATTCTTATGATGATGGCTACCACTTGGCAGAGCGTGTCATTGCTTCCAAAGCAACAGCTGCTTTTGTCACAGGAGATGAACTGGCTGCAGGCCTCTTAAATGGTCTGTCTGATCAAGGCATCAAGGTTCCAGAAGATTTTGAAATCATTACCAGTGATGATTCGCAAGTAGCTCGTTTCACTCGTCCTAACCTTTCCACAATCGGTCAGCCTCTCTATGACATCGGCGCAATCAGTATGCGCATGCTGACTAAGATTATGCATAAGGAAGAATTGGAAGAACGCGAAGTTCTCCTAGCTCACAGCATTAGCGAGCGTAAATCAACTCGGAAATAA
- a CDS encoding ATPase AAA: MVLYMIGGSPCSGKSTIASLLARQYQLLHIKLDDLVDEMMSQASADSQPICLLRQDRNPEQIWMRNPEEMADEEWRFYEEIFPYVKSYLIKNQDRPLLVEGAGLLPHLVKELECPVPSYLCLTPTADFQKKHYRQREWVPYVLEGTTNPEQAFENWMQRDILFAQMVRKEAVRLGYPSLITDGSQSEKQTAEEIARIFKLSNINRIDIKGENT; encoded by the coding sequence ATGGTGCTTTATATGATTGGCGGATCGCCTTGTAGTGGGAAGTCAACAATTGCTTCACTTCTTGCTAGACAGTATCAGCTGCTTCATATCAAACTGGATGATTTGGTAGACGAGATGATGAGTCAAGCAAGTGCAGACTCACAGCCGATTTGCCTTCTTAGACAGGACAGAAATCCGGAACAAATCTGGATGAGAAATCCAGAAGAGATGGCAGATGAAGAATGGCGCTTTTATGAAGAGATTTTTCCTTATGTAAAATCTTACTTGATAAAAAATCAAGATAGACCACTCTTGGTTGAGGGGGCAGGACTCTTGCCTCACTTGGTAAAGGAGCTTGAATGCCCAGTGCCCTCTTATCTATGCTTGACTCCGACAGCTGATTTTCAGAAAAAGCATTATAGACAGAGAGAATGGGTTCCTTATGTCTTAGAGGGAACAACCAATCCTGAGCAAGCTTTTGAAAACTGGATGCAGCGAGACATTCTTTTTGCTCAAATGGTTCGGAAGGAAGCGGTGAGATTAGGCTATCCTAGCCTCATAACAGATGGTAGTCAGTCAGAAAAGCAGACTGCGGAAGAGATTGCTCGAATCTTTAAATTGTCCAATATAAATAGAATAGATATTAAAGGAGAAAACACATGA
- a CDS encoding M24 family metallopeptidase, whose protein sequence is MTKIQQITHYLENEKLDAAVLSDPVTINYLTGFYSDPHERQMFLFVFPDHEPLLFVPALEVERASGAVPFSVLGYMDSENPWQKIKAALPAHSFKTVALEFDNLILTKYHGLKTVFETAEFANLTPYVNRLRLIKSTDEIQKMLVAGQYADKAVNIGFDNISLENTETDIIAQIDFAIKREGYEMSFETMVLTGNNAANPHGIPGANKVENNALLLFDLGCMVNGYASDMTRTVAVGQPDQFKKYIYHLTLEAQQAALDFIKPGVTAHEVDRAARQVIEKAGYGEYFNHRLGHGIGMDVHEFPSIMEGNDMVIEEGMCFSVEPGIYIPGKVGVRIEDCGYVTKNGFELFTETSKDLLYFE, encoded by the coding sequence ATGACAAAAATTCAACAAATCACCCACTATCTCGAGAATGAGAAGCTAGATGCTGCTGTCCTGTCTGATCCAGTCACTATCAATTATCTGACTGGTTTCTACAGCGACCCACATGAGCGGCAGATGTTTTTGTTTGTCTTTCCTGACCATGAGCCCCTGCTCTTTGTGCCTGCTCTAGAAGTTGAGCGTGCTTCAGGAGCTGTTCCCTTTTCAGTTCTTGGCTATATGGACTCGGAAAATCCTTGGCAGAAGATTAAAGCAGCCCTTCCGGCTCACTCCTTCAAGACTGTCGCTCTTGAGTTTGATAACTTGATTTTGACCAAATATCATGGATTGAAAACTGTCTTTGAAACTGCAGAATTTGCCAACCTGACACCTTACGTCAACCGCTTGCGCCTGATTAAGTCCACCGATGAAATTCAGAAAATGCTGGTAGCTGGGCAATATGCGGACAAGGCTGTTAATATCGGTTTTGACAATATTTCACTGGAAAATACCGAAACTGATATCATCGCTCAGATTGACTTTGCCATCAAGCGCGAAGGCTATGAGATGAGCTTTGAAACCATGGTACTGACGGGAAATAATGCAGCTAATCCGCACGGCATTCCCGGTGCCAATAAAGTTGAAAATAACGCCCTCCTCCTTTTTGACCTTGGCTGCATGGTCAATGGCTATGCCAGCGATATGACACGGACCGTTGCTGTCGGCCAGCCGGATCAGTTCAAAAAATATATCTACCATCTGACATTGGAAGCCCAGCAAGCTGCTCTTGACTTTATCAAGCCAGGCGTCACAGCTCATGAAGTAGACCGCGCCGCTCGGCAAGTCATCGAAAAAGCGGGCTATGGTGAGTATTTCAATCACCGCCTCGGCCACGGTATCGGTATGGATGTTCACGAATTCCCATCCATCATGGAGGGCAACGACATGGTCATTGAGGAAGGCATGTGCTTCTCTGTTGAGCCTGGCATCTACATCCCTGGCAAGGTCGGTGTCCGCATCGAAGACTGCGGCTATGTCACTAAGAACGGTTTTGAACTCTTCACCGAGACTAGCAAGGACTTGCTGTATTTTGAATAG
- a CDS encoding ABC transporter ATP-binding protein, which yields MDLTCQNIHYSIGQKEILKGISLKVDGNQFHTILGPNGSGKTSLLKTIYRQIKPDSGDIYLNGRPLEQVSIKKAAQKIAVVTQFNHLQFDCTVQEIVMLGRTPHLSILQKESDKDYALVRHALSQVDMLSKRDRTYLSLSGGEKQRVLLARALAQQPSLLLLDEPTNHLDIKYQLDMLRIVKDLNINVLAVLHDIQLACRHSDYLYLMKGGEIAYQGAPKEAITHDSLQTVYGIQSKVIWTKDRQAMIQYL from the coding sequence ATGGATCTAACTTGCCAAAATATCCACTATTCTATTGGCCAAAAAGAGATTTTAAAAGGGATTTCACTCAAGGTCGATGGAAATCAGTTTCACACTATTTTAGGACCCAACGGAAGCGGCAAAACTAGTCTGCTCAAAACAATCTACCGCCAAATCAAACCTGATAGCGGGGACATTTATCTAAACGGAAGGCCGCTTGAACAGGTCAGCATAAAAAAAGCAGCCCAGAAAATAGCCGTTGTAACTCAGTTTAACCATCTTCAGTTTGACTGCACCGTCCAAGAAATCGTCATGCTGGGCAGGACGCCGCATTTGTCCATTCTTCAAAAAGAGAGCGATAAAGACTACGCCCTTGTTCGTCATGCCTTGAGTCAGGTAGACATGCTGTCCAAGAGAGATCGAACCTATTTATCCCTGTCTGGCGGTGAGAAGCAAAGAGTCCTGCTGGCACGCGCTTTGGCTCAACAGCCAAGCCTACTGCTCCTAGACGAGCCGACCAATCATCTGGATATCAAATACCAGCTGGATATGCTGCGTATCGTCAAAGACCTGAACATCAATGTTTTGGCTGTTTTACATGATATCCAACTGGCTTGTCGGCATTCAGACTATTTGTACCTCATGAAGGGAGGTGAGATTGCATACCAAGGCGCTCCAAAGGAGGCCATCACCCATGATTCACTGCAAACCGTTTACGGTATTCAGAGCAAAGTGATCTGGACCAAGGATCGACAGGCCATGATTCAGTATCTATAA
- a CDS encoding FecCD family ABC transporter permease, which yields MLFKRSENHGFSRYICLLLLLIIFLACSLFLAVSLGSVTIDIQDTYQIIFSKLGFPLGTGKLSPSTIAIVWNMRVPRVLLGILAGAGLSVCGSVMQSTVNNPIAEPYILGISAGATFGATLSIILGLKSITGAGAFIGAILASAVVLFIASMQGKMTTSSLILSGTVVNALFIAFSNFIISVGANADSLMTIKFWTMGSLAGTSWSDLALPALVVGLSFLFFCSQYRIFNTMMMGDEAALTLGVPLRFYWFLYITVVAVMTAVLVACCGIIGFVGLITPHIARRLVGTNYKRLFPIATLLGSLFLVWADVLARILVKNAELPIGIFTALVGAPFFIYIVAKSRKEVSS from the coding sequence ATGCTCTTCAAAAGGTCAGAAAATCACGGATTTTCTCGCTATATCTGCCTGCTCTTGCTTCTCATCATTTTTCTGGCTTGTTCTCTCTTTTTAGCTGTCTCCTTGGGATCGGTCACTATTGATATACAAGACACTTACCAGATTATTTTCAGCAAGCTCGGTTTTCCCCTTGGCACAGGCAAACTATCTCCGTCCACAATCGCGATTGTTTGGAACATGCGGGTTCCAAGAGTGCTTTTGGGAATCCTAGCTGGTGCTGGCCTGTCTGTCTGTGGCAGCGTCATGCAATCTACTGTCAATAATCCCATCGCAGAACCTTATATCCTAGGAATTTCAGCAGGTGCAACCTTTGGAGCCACACTGAGCATTATCTTAGGGCTCAAATCCATTACTGGCGCTGGCGCCTTTATAGGAGCCATTCTGGCATCAGCTGTGGTCCTTTTTATCGCATCCATGCAGGGAAAGATGACGACAAGCAGTCTGATATTATCAGGAACAGTTGTAAATGCTCTCTTTATTGCCTTTTCCAACTTTATCATTTCCGTCGGTGCCAATGCTGATAGCCTTATGACAATCAAGTTCTGGACTATGGGCTCACTGGCTGGAACTTCTTGGTCAGATTTAGCCTTGCCGGCTCTTGTTGTTGGTCTCTCCTTTTTGTTTTTCTGTTCTCAGTATCGTATTTTCAATACTATGATGATGGGGGACGAAGCAGCTTTGACCCTGGGAGTCCCTCTGCGTTTTTACTGGTTTCTTTATATCACAGTTGTCGCAGTCATGACAGCGGTGCTGGTTGCCTGCTGTGGTATTATTGGCTTCGTCGGACTAATCACTCCGCACATTGCTCGTAGATTAGTCGGTACCAACTACAAAAGGCTCTTTCCTATCGCTACCCTGCTCGGCTCTCTCTTTCTTGTCTGGGCGGATGTTTTAGCTCGAATTTTGGTCAAAAATGCCGAGCTGCCGATTGGGATCTTTACCGCTTTGGTCGGCGCACCCTTCTTTATCTACATTGTAGCCAAAAGCCGAAAGGAGGTCAGCAGCTGA